The region CCGTCGGGAGCAACAGATCGTCTAGGTTGTTTGGAAGTCCCTGAAAAGGATAGGGAAGCGGTCATTTTCCTTCATAACAGAATACCAGGACACACGTTATCAAAGAGTGAGTGTAGAATGTGTAGAAACATATGTTCAGGCTCTAGGCCTAATGTTAAACAATAGGAGCGGCCCCACCTTTTCTCCCTGCATGTTCCATGTGGCTATGTAGATGCCAACTCTCCTCTCTGGGAAGTAGCGGTCCAGCTCCTCAGCCCCCAGCAGGGCACCACTACCCAGCACACTGCCCTCCAAAAAACTCCTGCAACACAATGAGGAAATGAACACTTAGGCTAATAACGGAAGGTATAGATCGTTTTTTCCTGTTTGGAAATATTATTGGCTACTTTGAACCAAACCCATTTAAAATGTCTGGTAGACTACATTATAAAATGTCagtaccatgcacacacacacacaatttaaagAAGGCTGCGTATTATTGGCGCTgaatcacatttcaaaacatagGCATCTTCCATAGCTGATAGCGCACTGAAACATTTCAGATAAATCCCCCGATTCCTTTAACAGCTCCTTGCTGAGGCATGACGCGTGTAGTGTACTGAGACCCATCTTTGCTCCCTGAATGGTGGCAAAAGCTATGCTGATTCACTTTACACTTTCCTCTGTCTGAATGAGCACTTACATAGCATAAGCCTCTGAGGCCTTCATTAAAGTATAGCTGACACCAGTGTTGCTAGAGCACACATCAATGCTAATGCTCTAGCTGCAGATGTGCCATGGTAATAATTAGCCTTAGCCTACAGCATAGTCTTCTTGGTTACAATTCAAAGCTGATGGTGACTGTGAGACTGTTCACAGTAGGTTACAATAGCTCAAATGCTGGTCTGTATTTCATGCAGAATACAGGCATATTTATCTCAAGGCCCACATCAATTCTTATCATGGGATGTCATGTGCCACATCACAGGAAGTGCATTCAATGCAATGGAATATCACCGAAGCCTGGCTATCTTCATTTTAGAGGTGCATCAAACATTCAAAGGATACTATATACACTGTATTTAGATCCAGAATGTGTTGATCTAATACAGCATCAAAGCCATCAAGACTTCTAATAGCACTCTGATACCAGTATGAGTCAATGATCCAATACTGGTAGAGAAGGCTCCTGCAGTAGGTATCTGGTCAGTAATCTGGAGAGGATATCCTGAATGAAAGTATTGTGGAAATACCTGTTCCGGACGTCCCTGGGTCTGATGGGGTTCAACACGCTGAAGGTGGACTTCATGGAGTTGACAGAGATGTTGTCCGACACCATGTTATCCAGAAGCCGGCTGTCGCTCAGGTTCCTGTGCAGTTGCAGCCTCTCCGGCCCAGCCCTTCCAGGCACAATGCCATAATCCACGCAATCCCTGTCAATCCGATTAGCCGTCCTTAAGGATGCGGAAGCCAAGCTCTGCTCCAGAGCAGGAAATGGACCCGAGGGCTGTAAGGGAGAGAGGCGTACCTTGGAGGACCTCACCCGCTGCTCTGCAGGGTCACTGTGGTGGTCGTGGGGCCCCCGCTCGTACTCTGAAAAGCTCTGGCCCCTGGCTCTGAAGACGGGGGACCCTGATGGAGCCGATTGGGGTCCCACGACAGAGCCCTGTCCGTTCCTCAAGGTGGCAGCACCGCTCAAGGTGAACACACCTGTAACTGTTGAATCCTCTTTAAGAGATTCTGTGGAGGAACCGGTCTCAGCTGGGTCGGTCAGACTCTCCTGgctgttcttcagtctcctgCTTCTCACCTTCTCCTCCACCGAACCACTGTTCCCTCCCTTTGACAGTGCAGGGGGCTTTGGCAGCAGGGGTGGTCGGGGCTGGTAGGGACTGGTCTTGCTGCTTTGGTCTCGTACATCCTGAGTGATTTTCATGGTGTTGTTGAGGAGCTTTGTGGTTTTGTTGTCTTCTGTAGTGGGGTTCACCGGCCTATTGTCACCACTTACTTCTCCTGGATCCTTCCCACCAGGAGCTCCACCAGGTAACACTCCAACAACGGGCTGAGAGGGGCTGCTGTCCTCCCCATTCTCAGTCATCCTCATAGCAGGCTGCACCTTCTAGGTGCATGGGGACTCCATTTGATTAGAAGGAGATAATCTAGAAAACGATTACTTTAGCTACTATTATTGAGAAGTGATTGATAATATGTATAATTATGTTTGATGGCTCAATTCTATTCCTTAACTCATACTTCACATTAGCTCCATATGTTGCCCTGTTACTGATCTCACACAAGGTATAACGTTAAGATAGGTATTACATCATTAGGCACGATTAATTTGATTAACtaactagttagctaacgttatctagtAAACTGCACATGTGGTTGACTCATtatcggtagctagctagctagctaaattactgCCTGAAAGTGGCAGCTCTGTTGGCAGCTAGTTAACGTTAACTGGGTGCTAAAtttactagctagctaagctaacgttagctgatcACTTTTAAGGCTAGCTAACTAGATAGCTACATCATCGTTAACATGTTATGCTTCTAGTTATGGGTTCTGATAGCAGAGATAGCTAGCTAATGCTTACTATGCGTCCAATCTAGCTTGAGAAACGTAACTAATGTTAGCTGTGTGCTAGCTAATCTATGGCAGCAGAACGCTAGTTAGCTAGGAACCTGGCAGTCTGGGAAAGACAAATACATTAGACATGGCGCTTCATTTAATCAAATGATTATCGTCGTTAGATACCTGGGGGAAAGCAAAATCAAGTTTCGTCCATTGCAGGGTTGTGAGAATACATCGTTATTgaggtagctggctagctatcttTAGCTTAGCTGGTTAGCTCCGAACGCTAAGCAAACTTTCCACTTCCTTAGTAACGCTTGACAACAGTTTTTGTTACCTATAAAACACATGCTGCTTGCATTGTACTTGTAGCGCCCCCTACTACAAATGCAGTAGTGGTGGTTATGGTAATAATAAGGCTATTAACATAGGCATACCCGTTAGTTTAGTGAGCTATTTTGGGGTGGTTTCAAGGTGTGGAGTTACAATAGTGGGTTAGAGTGAGTATAAGCCTTGGATTTTGAGAGCTTGTGATAAACTCAACATGTTTTAGtttgaacattctgaatacaaaACAGTGTGTGTAATGTATCCTCTATGTACCTCCCTACAGTATTAGTAAGTAAGGTATATCAACTGTGATGATTTACAAAATATACTTGTCTGTCTGTTTgacaagaaacacacacacacacacacacacacacacacacacacacacacacacacacacacacacacacacacacacacacacacacacacacacacacacacacttttaaggTGTCGTTATAGGGCTATGTAAGTGCATCAAGTGTGACTGCTTGAATCACaataaaatatgaaatacatCTGATTCAACTCAATTATTGGCTTTTACATCTACAATATACACGTGATGCCTCACCATATGTCAACGAGGCTGTTTACCCAGAGTAAATACACATAACATTATCTGAGGTGTTTGATAACTTATGTTCCTGTGTTCAGTCATGTTTAAGATGTTTATTAGCTCTCATTCAATGATGCTGCA is a window of Oncorhynchus kisutch isolate 150728-3 linkage group LG3, Okis_V2, whole genome shotgun sequence DNA encoding:
- the inpp5e gene encoding phosphatidylinositol polyphosphate 5-phosphatase type IV, yielding MRMTENGEDSSPSQPVVGVLPGGAPGGKDPGEVSGDNRPVNPTTEDNKTTKLLNNTMKITQDVRDQSSKTSPYQPRPPLLPKPPALSKGGNSGSVEEKVRSRRLKNSQESLTDPAETGSSTESLKEDSTVTGVFTLSGAATLRNGQGSVVGPQSAPSGSPVFRARGQSFSEYERGPHDHHSDPAEQRVRSSKVRLSPLQPSGPFPALEQSLASASLRTANRIDRDCVDYGIVPGRAGPERLQLHRNLSDSRLLDNMVSDNISVNSMKSTFSVLNPIRPRDVRNRSFLEGSVLGSGALLGAEELDRYFPERRVGIYIATWNMQGEKGLPNNLDDLLLPTDSEFAQDFYIIGVQEGCPDRREWEIRLQETLGPYYVMLYAASHGVLYLTVFVRRDLIWFCSEVEHATVTTRIMSQIKTKGAVGIGFTFFGTSFLFITSHFTSGDSKVYERILDYNKIIEALALPNGLPDTNPYRSTSSDVTTRFDEVFWFGDFNFRLSKDRMGVEAILNQNPGVDMGPLLHHDQLSKEMKDGSIFKGFQEAPIQFFPTYKYDVGCDMYDTTSKQRTPSYTDRILFRNRQVDDIKVIKYTSCSTIKTSDHRPVIAMFQVKLRPGRDNIPLRAGQFDRSLYLEGIRRRITRELKKSEAIKNQGSSTICSIS